ACAAACTGTAGTCTTTTATCTTTTCATCTGTGGTTATTCCAACAAGCTGTCATCTCTCACTGTGAAGCTGATGACTGATGCATAACCTGACACCCAAACATGGGCCTgtgaacacacacgcacaaccCCAAAGTGGATTCCACAGAGTTCTGCTCCTTCGACTCAAAAGCTCTGCTTGTCACTCCATGACATAGATCAACTTGTCATAGAACATGTCatgtgaaacaaagaaaagacagtgGCCTTTATTAGCTGAATACCAGGAACATGTGTCGGTACACTGAAAGCATAGACATAGAGGTTTTGGGTATAATGCTACTGTGTTTATAATATTACTGCAACTGAACTTTTTTCACACACCATCTGTGAATTAGGTAAATGATAATCACAATCACTGCAACCCAAACATAGACTTTGACATCTTGTTCTGTATTCCAGCGATCCGTCAAGGAGAGGACAGCCACGAGCTGTTGGAGAAGACACTGCTAAAACTTCGTGTGGATCAGAAAggtaaacagaaagatgaagaCCTGATGATAGTGATTCAGTGTTAAAATTCATATTACATATGTACCTCAGTATTTTAACAATGGACCAGATGTGCTGGCTTCTTTGATTGTGAAAGTAGCTGAGGTATTAAAATGTTGCCATGAAACAGTGCCTGTCAGTGGAAAACTAAACAAACTATTTTCTTACTGTTCTTTCCTGTCCACCACATACAAACCTATTATGTCTTTACTCAAATTCAGAGTCGCTGTTGCGCTACTGTGTGGTGTGGAACACCAATGCCAGAAATTGTCTGGATGCCCAGGCTGTCCTCCAGGTGCTACTCACACACTTGCCgcctgaggagctgctgcagtaCCAGGGTGCCCGAACACACCTGGAGGGACTCATCCCATACACAGGTCAGCAGAGGACGTATTAATGTTTGTGTTAGGCAGAGGAGAGAGCTTTAATCCAGGTTATATGATCAAATTACTGAATTAAAAACATCGCCCCTCTACTAAGCTCAGACTTTATAGCACAGTATAGCATGTTCATACTAGGAAAAAGGACATATCAATGTAGTGGTGACTCCATTCCTGTCTTCTCTGTGTGACGGTCTCAACATCATAAATGTTCCTGGTCCTAATTCTAATTTTGGCTGATGGTGTGAAACCTTGGATTTatcccttttctctccctcagaGAGACACATGCAGAGGATTGGACGTTTGCTACAGGCGTCCATGTTCCTGAACTACATGTGGCAGAAGATGAGAGTGGCTGGGGCACCATCCAGGTGAGAGAGTCATTTAATCTCTCAAGTCTGGAACCAAATCAGCTCTTCTCAGTCCACTGCCTTGTTTTTTCCACTTGGTAACAAAATATTCTGTCACGATCTGCTGGTCTTTATGTGGGTCAAGCATGTCAAAAAGTATGTGATCGAACTAGTCAAAGCCTCCAGCAACAAAGACTGGTTGTGTTTCTATCTGATGGGAATCCAGGAAGTAGGAAAGCTTGTGGTGTTTGCCAGCGAGCAACATTCTCAGCCTTAAACAAGGCATGTTGCCATGTTGTTGATTGGAGTGCAGTGGCAGCTGGATCTGAAACTGGAAGATAGTGTTAActtgttaatgtaaaatgtttgcCCAACATAtctaaaatgtattgtttttatttctttacatgACTTTGTAAATTAATTTCAGTTAATGAACCTAAATCATTTTGGTATATCCTGTGTAGTATGGGCCACGATGAAGAAATGGATACCACTCCTCTTGAACAGACCACACCTTTCTTTATGATCGAcaaggagaaaggaaaaggcAGCAGCGAGGAAAGGCTGGGGGATGGTGGGGATGACAGTGATAGTGGACAAGATGAAGATCCACATTCCCCTGTTGaaaaagaggatgaggaggaggacaatGAGGTCAGCGTCACTAAGAAAGCTTCCACAAGTGATGGGCGAGTAGAAAATGGAGAGAGTACCAGAACAAATGGCAACCACCAGTCTGAATGTGAAGAAAGTTCAGAGGAAGAAGACATAGAACAAGATGACAAGGATCAAATTAAAACAGCGAAATGTCTTCCAGTTTCTTCTGCCCCTCAGACTTATGCAAGCTGACCGGAATCATCACCAAGCTGAACACAAGTGACTCATtcctggagagagaaaaaacccTGGAGGTCCTCTTATCTCAGCCCATTAGCTGCAGTGGCACACTGAATGCAGGGCAGTGTAGGTAGAGGCAAGTATTGAATGATAATAATGCAGATCCAGTGCCTCTAATGCATTCTTGTTGTCAGCAGCTGAACCCTAAAGACTTTCAGCTTTGGATTTTAAACAGGCTTTGTGGACACTTTGTAGGCATTTACACAGACAAGGGAGCAGGTAAAAAAAAGTTGCATCAACAGTCAGATCTTTAACCAGGATTGTCTTGATTTGCAGACACAACTATCTAATTTCTAGATCTATATTACTGTCTTGACCTGATCTACTGCCCCCATCAAAGTACAGAACAGTcctcatacatttttttatgtcatgactgcaaatgtttacaaaataaaaaatattttggattttgtGTTACAacctaacattttttttattttgctgaagCAGCAGGAAGTCACAAGCTGTGGCTGTTTTTAAAACCATAATTGCTTAGTGGAAACATGGTGAAAATTCCTGTGGGTCAATCTTTTTAGTCCTATCCACTGAATTAAATGGCTGCACAAACGGACAACAATTGATTAAACTTTATAATGCATTAAAAAATTATTGGAGAAGGTACACAAGAATTTACATAGTGAGACTGTGGAGTATAAATGACGTGTGACATGCAAACATGtacatcatcatcttcttcaaGTAGAATCAACTATAGACATTATTTTCCAGGAAATTGAACCAGCATTTCAGAAagtcttttatttctctgcagtCACAAGAACAAATTGAATCATTCTCTGTGCACATGCAAGATGCATATAAGGCACAACACAAAGTTTCCAGTATGGAAAATAACAGATTGTTAAAAAAGTGAGTTGTGAATGTTTAATTATCTTGTTTAATCATTTCTGTCTAAGATAATTCAATTTAGCTGATTTTGTCAATGTTATaagcacattttttttcatacttGTTAAAGATTATTCAAATGGCATTAGCAAAACCACAAGTCGGTGTCACCAGAGTAGAACACAGTCTCTCTTCTATTGTCCACATCAATCAAAGAAATATTGGATTTAACACAACTCTATGCTTAGGCCACAGAAGAGAGTTGAAGCTCTGTATTAATAAAAAAGCCAACATTGTTATTTAGCGACTCAGTATCTCAGTCTGAGTGGGTGACAGATTGCCTCCGCTTGCATTCTTGCGGGTGATAGTGGTGCAGCGGGTGAGGATCTCCTGAGCCTGGGGCCGGGGTGGCACCTTAGGTGTTTTTATCCCCTTGTGGAGGTTGGGATCAGAGACAGACATTATTTTCTTCGCTGGGTTTGTTGGGCTAAGGTGGCTGCTTCCCATGGGCGGAGGCGTACGGCTGAGATGCAGTTGTTCACTGCTGGCACTGTAGCTCAGGTTGAGGGATGAGCTCTCTGAAAAAGAGCTAAGGTCATCACTGAAGCTGAcatcgctgctgctgcttccaaaGCTTCCATCACTAACTGCTACCAGCCTCCTGCCATGTTGTTCCTCTTTTCCATCCATCTCCACCAGGATAGTGGGTAGAGGGGCATGTTTGGCATTGCTAGGTGAGGTAGAAATGTTGGTATCAGAGGTACTTGGTGTAGGCTGAGCAGAAAGTTGCAAGGACGGGACATCAAGAGAGTGAGACCGCAGCTTCCTGTGTGGTTGGAGAGGGTGGGGTGAGAAAGACCTGGCAGGTGGAAGCTGCAGCATGTTTCCTTGCGAGCGGCTGAGCTGCTGGCAGTGTTCCAGCTTTGAGGAGGGGGCTTGGAGGGTGGCGGAAGCACGACGATGTTGATGGGCGGCTGTTAGGTGGACATGAGGGTAATTATGGGGTTGCAGGTACATGGTGGGGATGTAACCAGCTTTACCATTGTATCTgttgagggggaaaaaagactTTAACTGAAAATCTGGATTGGTTAAAAGTTTATGAAATCAAACTAGTTCTCATTCCTGTATTTCTAGTATTTCCCCAGACATTTCAGTATAAAAGTGGCTTCATAGTTTGCCCTTTGACCAGAAATGCAGGGAATATCTAAGGAAAGCAAACTTGCttctttgtctctatgtgttAAAAACAGGCACTATAAAGTAAATCAAAACCTTCTGCTCTTATTTTCAGactgcagtgctgcaggaaCTTGTAAATCCAGCATGAGCACAAATGCTGCATAGTATGAATTCTTGATGCTTGTAACAATAGACAactctttttgtttacattgccTGTCCTAGATTACTGTCAGGGCAGCGATCCTCACTGAGCCTAATGTTTGCTGTCTTCCTCTGCCTTATGGACGATGCCTTTTATCAGCCATTTCCATTGGCACCTCTCTATAGCAACAGCTATTCATGACCCTGTCTTATTTATCATGTTTACCATGTTTTTCTGGCATTTTCAATGTGGTCTCTCTGAGCCATCCTCAGGGAAGAATGATGTTTAGGACTATTTCTTTTAGTCTCACCAGGCTTAAGAAGAGGCCTGATGTAAACCCTTGACCTAAAGCTGAATGTATTAAATACCTGATGAGCCACCAGCCGTTGTCAGACTTCTGCAGGACCTTCACCACTGCACCAATGGTTACAGTTACCTCATCATCTTTGGTGGCCTTGTAGTTCTTGACTGCTGTGTACAGCATTCCTGAGTGGAACAAATTACTTTAAGCAATAATGACTTGACTAACTTTCCCACACTAAAATAATAACGTGCAGGTAGGAAAGGTAATAATTTTGTCTGGAGAAAGTACAGCAGAAACTGTATCTATGCATGTACCTCTTTCCAGAGTCTCATCTGTGTCATCTTCATcccaatcatcatcatcatcatcatccagcTTCTCCAGGTAGGGGGCAGGGAACCACGCAATCTGCTTCTCTTCGTTCTCCACCAGCCACCAACCTGAACACAAGCACACATTTAACCAGTCCATGACGGATATGGGCCTACGAGGCGTCTTACAGTCATTAACAGGACATTGACATGTCTTTACTCACCTGCTTTATCTTTGATAAGCACGTCCACATTTTCATCCACCGCCACTTTGAAAGGTTTGTTCTTGGTGTCTTTGGTTTCATACAGGGCCACACATCGGTATGTTTCTGTGACAAACGGCTGGGTCACGGTGCCACTGCCACTATGTCCTATGTTTGCTTTTTCATCATCTGATGGTGTGATCATGATGCTGAAGATAAGAGTGGCAGGTTGGTTAATACATGTTCATGTCTgctttcatttgtattttggcCCCTTTATGTTAAATGAGCCTGGCTTTCACAAAGGTACCTTCAGTGGTGTCAGGTACTGTCTGGGCTGGCGTGGGCAATAACTAAATTTAGTTCAAGACGTATTTAAATATAGTGAATGTATTGCACATTTTGCAATTCTAGTCTATTTTTATCTAATATCTACAGCTTCATTCACACAGGACATTTTACTAGTGAGAGATAATTCTTGTAAATGGAAAATGCCAGCTGTAATGGaaattacatatattttcaaaagataaaaaatatatattctcaAGAGGAAAGTGGAAACTTGTCAAAGCCCAGTGCATTTAAAGGCAACCCAGCTGACTAAATGTCAGCACAAATATGTAGAAGGTTGTCTCTGATTTGGAACAAATAACCTAAGTGTAGACTTTGAATAATGTTATCATGTCGATGGACTGAGCACAGAGCAAACTCTCCTCTGAGATCCCTGCACAGACCTGATGTTTAACCTACCTGTTCTTAGAGAACTCCGGCTGCAGGTCCTGGTCTTTGGGCTGAAAGAACCCGATGAGGTCTGCACACTGACAGACCCGAGGGTCGCAGCTCAAAAGCTCATTACAATATTTCTGCAAGAACTTCAGGCGTGCGAGAGACTTTGTGggccccctcctctctcttcctaGCTTTATTTCATTGTCTAAAGAAAATAAGATGCCTCACATCAAAGCATGTAACAGTCTGGAGCTACGTATCCTAATGTGATGTGAGACTGTGTGATGTGACATGTAGATGGACACTTACCTCGAAATGTGGGGATGATTCTGTCAGatttattcagtttatttgcTGCTGGAAATTGTTTCTTCAATTGTCTCTGGAACAATAAATGTGATCAAAGGttacacagctgtttttgtACACTGACACATGCAAAACAGGATTTTGACGCGTGTTTTATACTCACGTGTATTTTCTTGAAATCCTGAAAAGTTCTGTAAATAACAACGTCGCTCTGATCCGACCAAAACACAGAGGCCACGTACATCTGGAAAAGGTAATGCAGATGTTTTCTCAAACAATgtagaaaaacagacacagtcCCACAAGAGAAACTAACTGTCTACACTTACTTTACTCTTGTCTTTGAGCATCACTCCAATTAAACTGACGCTGATGGGAAACCGCTGAGCCTCCATGAGTTTAACAGCGATAAGACCAAGTGTGCAGAAGAGTCCAGGTGTGAGCTCTCAGCCTCGCCCTGTTTGACACTGGAGCAGTGATCCGCTGCAGGTGGATTTATATATTGTCCACCTGTGCGTACGTGAGCGCACGCACCCAAAGTGGAAAATAACATAATCTCACTCTGAAATAGCACACATGGGCGAGGTTTGCAGCACATTGTTTCGCCACGGAGATATCTAGTGGCCGTGTTCCAGCTTTCATCGACAAAGAGCATGTTTTTAGTGATGAGGTTTCTTGGTAAAATCCTGATAGACACAGAGACTCAGGGCTGAGTGGTGTGTTGTTTGGGTGAGGGGGACAGAGCTGAACGAGACTGGAGCAGGTGCATTTAGAGCAGAGCAGTTCTGGGTGCTCTACATAATGAAAGCTGATGAAAATTAGCTGTGTGAAACTAATAACAGTGCTCTAAAAGAGCCACTAGCCTGTTATTTCCCACCAGAACACATCCAGAGGAAGGTGAATCAGTTTATCTGTTCAGTTTTTGCAATTTAAATTTCGTGTTTACACAAATGGGGCTTCATTCTCTGTGTAGCACGTTTCCTATGTATAAAGACAACGCTGTGATTAGTTgacaatgatttttaaaaaggtttattGATTTTGTGCAATGgtagaaagagaaaagataCTGAGTAATAAATGACAATGGTCATTGACTGAAAATATtctataaagaaaaaaaccaGGACACAAATGCTCATGGAGCAAGGaatttataaaatacaaacatatgcTCTCATACATTTCCTTGAGTGCTtagaaataaagtgtttttatgccacagcacacagataaaaaaaaacgCTGTGGTTGACAGGGCATGAAGCAGTTTCTTAGAACTGCATTCTCTTGAGACACAGGATAAAGATGAACATGGGGGTGTGTTGTGGAATGCAAGATGACAACTGATGATGACAGTTTCTCAGGAAAAGGACTCGACTGCAGATATGAACAATCAGCCTTTATTAGCTTGAGTTAATGTGTGTTATCAGTTCACCTCCCTTTGTCTATGGTAGAATTCTTCTCAAGTCAGAAGAGAACAAATCCTAATAACACTGATACTGTTTCTCTGTGGCTTCTAAAAGGTCCCACCTGTTTCACCCTCCTCcatcacaacatcctgatggagcagagaagcagctgcagtggacgactcacctcactgctCTGCAGGACTTAATGATACAGGAGACCCTTCATCTCTACTGGCTTCAACACCTTAGCCAATAGCGGATGACAACTGACTGCTGACTTACTATTCAACTACatgactacctgaatttccctttggggatgagTAAAGTTATTATCTTAGCTCTTAGTAACAAGCAGTGTTAAAGGTGGATAACATGATTGCAGCCCAcatcatttttctctgtcataTCTTTCATGTTGTGGTTCATAGGAATAAATGTTTCCTTCTGACATCAGCCAGGCTTATTATTTTTAGCTGCACCACACATGTCAAACCTGAGCCATGTTTATTAATCAttcactatttttattatttatttatttaagcttTTAGGAAAGCTGCATTCAAAGTTAACTTATTAATCTAAGTACCTTTGACTCACCCACACCGATTGGGTCTTGGAACAAATATAGGAGTATATATAAGAGTAGAAAATACCAACAGCTAAATAGCAGTGGTGCTACAAATTGTTTAAAAGGTTTTGAAATGACTTCACAGCATGAAAGTTCAGGGTTTAAATCCTATTtgaacctttctgtgtggagtttgcatgttctccatgtctgtgtgggtttctcTGGCACTCTGGTTTTctcctacagtccaaagacatgggTTTAGGTAAATTGGTGACTAAATTGCTTGTAGGTGTGAATCTGAtgcttgtctctatgtgtcagccctacAATAAagtggtgatctgtccagggtgtacccccttctcacccaa
This genomic window from Mastacembelus armatus chromosome 8, fMasArm1.2, whole genome shotgun sequence contains:
- the noxo1a gene encoding NADPH oxidase organizer 1a, which translates into the protein MEAQRFPISVSLIGVMLKDKSKMYVASVFWSDQSDVVIYRTFQDFKKIHRQLKKQFPAANKLNKSDRIIPTFRDNEIKLGRERRGPTKSLARLKFLQKYCNELLSCDPRVCQCADLIGFFQPKDQDLQPEFSKNSIMITPSDDEKANIGHSGSGTVTQPFVTETYRCVALYETKDTKNKPFKVAVDENVDVLIKDKAGWWLVENEEKQIAWFPAPYLEKLDDDDDDDWDEDDTDETLERGMLYTAVKNYKATKDDEVTVTIGAVVKVLQKSDNGWWLIRYNGKAGYIPTMYLQPHNYPHVHLTAAHQHRRASATLQAPSSKLEHCQQLSRSQGNMLQLPPARSFSPHPLQPHRKLRSHSLDVPSLQLSAQPTPSTSDTNISTSPSNAKHAPLPTILVEMDGKEEQHGRRLVAVSDGSFGSSSSDVSFSDDLSSFSESSSLNLSYSASSEQLHLSRTPPPMGSSHLSPTNPAKKIMSVSDPNLHKGIKTPKVPPRPQAQEILTRCTTITRKNASGGNLSPTQTEILSR